The window ACCTTTTAATGTGTGATACACCCATAACAGGATGTTGTCATTAAAAGATTTGGTTGACCTGGAGTTATAAGctagaaaaaaatgttttcttagcaaaaaaaacaaacaaaacaaaacaaacaaaaaaacacccacCTTGGCTTGGTGATTAAAATGTCTATAAGGATTATAAGGCGGATTTTTAGAGAAAGCATGATAACACTTTACTTGAAGCCTTTCTAATCAATTATAAAGATATTTATAATGACATAAAATTCATTCTGTAATGGATAATATTGTTTCAAAAATAATTGTTACCAAAGTTATAATTCTAACGTTGCATTCATGGTTACACCTTTAAAGAGTATAATGAGTTAACTGACCATGACATTTTCTTGAtgggtttcatgagaatcacccggTTACAATTATTCATAAGAACACATATTATTATGATGCATTATGAATGCATTAAGAGAACATTCACGTTCAAGTAACGTGTCGCCAAAATCATTGCTTTGAAACACGATAAAACTACAGGTGTAAAGTGGCAAAAAAGTATTAAGTATTAAGAGGCTCACTGGAGGTAAATGTTTTactaagtaaaaaaaacaaaacagaaaaattatgTACAGCTTCTTAAATCTAAAAGGAGAGGATTTGTGCAACACAGCAGTGATGTATGATGGAAAAAGCACAACCTGACGCAGGGCGACCGTCACGTTGCGTACTTGCAAGTTACCCTTCACGTTAAGTTTCCTTGAAAACACAACAGCTGCtgttttgttattaaaagtaACGTAAAAATCTTTATGTATACCGTACAAAATCATCCAAGAGGCCATGACAGCAACAAATTGTGTTTTATGTCTGTATTCAGTCAAAGTTTAGGAAGACTTAAAACGTAGAAAAACAGGTCTCCTTGAAATCCAAGGAAATGCATTCCTTTCTATGTTTTTCCTCACTGGCCACGGCTGGTGTCGTTTCTGTGATCGAAATCTCCTCCGATTGCTTTGTGCAGCGGGCGTCTACAGTAACGGCCCTCCATACGGTTATGTGACCTGGCGTGGAAGAACCACAGAGAAGAGCAGGAGGAGGGGCGCCTGCGCAGACAGTGTCAACAGACATCATCAGCCGTCTGCTTGAAGATGCGGGCCGGGCGAAGGTAAACAAAAGAAAGCTTGAAAAAACAAGAGGACTAAATGTTATTCCTGAGTAAATAAAACGACAACCTACCAAAGTCTTAATGTCCTTTTGTCTCCAGGCAGCTCATAGAGAGACTGAATGAGACACAGAAAGAGAGGCCAAGGTCTCGGAGTGCAACGTGCGCTTTGGAAGTCAATTTCACTGtcaattattaaatatttcacGTTTTTTGCCATCGTGGCGTTCAGTTTACGTGGTCCAGACACACTGCTATGTATCTGCAGACTGCTCGTCTTCCTCCTCCTCGTCCATGCTGGGTTCCATAGAAACTTCCTCGGAAATCCCCTCCTCGCCCTCAGGAATCTCTGTGGATTCCGAGTTCTGCGTGATGAGCGTTTTGGAGTCACTACAGCTGTTGtcctcatcctcttcctcctcGGCCTGGCTGCCGCTGTCCTTCTCCGTGTCCGACTCCCCGTCCTCTTCCAGGGTCAGTTCAAACTGGAACTTCTCGGCGCCGCCGGATCGGCTGCCCTCTTCGGGCTGGTCTGGAGTGGGAGACGGGCTCTGAGGAATGGTGCTCTGGTACCACTCTCTGTTGTCCTCTAATGTGTCCAGGATGTCCTGGGCATCCGGGTGGACGAGGTCGGCCCAAGTCTCCCACAGTGGATGGACAATGTAGTCAATGAAGCCCACCTAGAGATGGAGAGACGTTAGTGAGCATTTCCGCATAGGAACACACCCAACTGTTGTGTGAAAGAACCCGTGAATtaaaattattgtcgcaatcatttatttttggagtcatttcattttagtcatagtctggagccctgttacGGCAGAGTAAAAGTAAAAGCATTACCTGAGTCTTTTCTACTGATGCGTTGTGTTTGTCACACATGGGGCTGATCTCCatccctcgctctctctctctgtctccctgaCTGAAGAACTCCTCCATGATGCGATCCGTCCACTGTCTGTACAGCTGCAGCGGTTTGGTGGGGTTACTGAGGTCTGCACAGTGGACCATGTTCTGTAGCACCTGAACAACACATGCAACAGTTAATGCCaccaaaataaatactttttggagTCTTACAAATCTAATTCTGGTACATTCATTTTAgagatgtgcatgagtaatcaaGTAATAGAGTCCTCATTCAGCACAAGCTACTCGAGTATCACAAATTCATTTTCCTCTCCGCATTTGCATGCTGTGAGCAGCGCTGATACACTGTTTTCCCtatgaatctctcaccaaatcccACAGTTACAGTTGAGTCCACTGGAGGACGCAGTGGAGGTGTCTATGGACTCAAGAGTTTATACTCATgctgtcagtattggtttctaaaGTGTGTGTAAGCTCCGGGTGTGtgcaaatgtgttttactgttatttttaaatatgttttgttttctgttgttatatattgttcttttaattttttcccaaaagaaaagcatagtttgttaaaGTTATCTTAATTTGAAACTGTACgtggtaacgtttgtgaataaaacaaaatataagattCACGTACGTGTTACACGTGCATTTAAATTTACGATTAATCAGGTACTCTGATGGATGGGTTAAGAGTACTCGAGtacaaaattactcgaaaatgcccatccctaattcaTCTCAAAAAAAATTTGAGTCACTTTAAATAGCTGTTGAAGTTCTTTGAATATTGAATTTACAAAGTAAAAAAGACAAACATCTTACTTGTATCCTATCTGAATAATTATCCAAGAGCAACACGCCAGAACTGGTGACCTTCTTCGTCTCCACCATCGTCTTCAGATCGGCCAGCAGGTTCATGTGTTTGGACATATCAGTAGCTAAGACCTTAAATAATGATAAACATAAACTGTGAGCTATGTTAAAGTAACCttcatttcaaaattaaaataataaaccaaAACTTTATTTCAGAATACAACAATTAGGTCGGCAGAACGTACGATGTCTATGACCATCTTGCGCAGCGACTGTCTCTGTTTTTTGTTGAGGTTCTGAAAGATGTCACAGTTTTCCTCCTGCAGGAGTTTGAAGCCGACGGCAAGATGATGGTTTTCCAGCACTGATGCGTCATTGTACATGAGCGCCAACTCGGAGTCtgcaaataaacacaaacacacacaaacattaacaaaaacaCTGACAATTCTGTAGCCTACTGCCTAAATGCTACCTGGACCCAGGGTTAATATACTTTTACATTTCTTCTTTAGttcttattatattttattttcaattttacctTTCAATTGATTTGTTTTCACTCTATGACTGTTTTAGTTGAGTTTTTTTCCCAGTGTTTTTTAGTTtcagtatatttataatatagtttttaagtatatttatattttttatatcattattatatagtttttattatagttttagtattttagggctgtTAATATTTTAACTCTTTTAActctaatatttttattttttactctattgcttagttttttttttaaacatgaatatCACAAACATTTCTCTGACAACAAGACATAATATCTTATTATatgaacaacaaaaaaaatcatttgtattttagttcattttggagtcctgaaaatatattttaatgtcagtttttccaaatatgttgttttcatttagtttttagtttatttagtttttgttgaTGATAGTTACACTTCCTTTACCCTGTAGTAATCCCACATCAGTGTGTGTATCTGCAAGCTTCTACTgtgatggacacacacacatagactgtGCAACAAACAGTGACAGAACTCCATCACTGTCTATGAGAGATTACAGTGTGTGACGCCAGCAATGGTCTGcttgtcactcacacacacacacacacacacacacacacacacacacactctaaagcCTCTCGCAGACAGCTACACACACCCATGTGGGCTGAATAGCATTTATCTGTCATATCAGTGCATCAGTTCCGCTTATGCCAAAATAGAGTTACATAAGCAGACGGCCGGTTGTGTGGCTTTTAAGACagatgtgtgccgctctttctgTCTTTCCAGAGCTGATAGATTTGGGCCGTCAATACACTGTCAGACTTATctgctcttaaagggacagtccaCTCAAAATTTGAAAGTTCAGtttttacttactctcatgttctTCTAaatctgtgtgactttcttcagtggaacacaaatggagatgttaggcagaatgtcagccttaGAAAAAcaattccctttttttttttttttttttatggaaaaaaaaaagatgcaatgaaagtcaatggcaTTTAAACCTAAAATGTTGTCAAAcatgttcttttgtgttccatggaggaaacaAATGGTTTTACTAACTTCTTAGAGCAGTTCATTGTGGTGTGATCTGAAGGGTTTTAAAACCTTTTGAGCTTTGGGCATCAAAGTCAagttcatatatatttttatttataaaacaaaattctaGTCCTCAATGCTGATTGGTCAAATACAgtgctaaaatacacaaaattagttttgtttttgtttttttagagctGTATAACGTTAACAAATgcgatatatttaaaatgtttagcaagttaatttttatttaacgcatttaccaattttcacatcagattctgacattttattcaggtacgtgtgagttctaaacactggttggattagggcagaacctttgcgatgtgtccaggtcattacactgatgtatacaccacaaacacacacaacagtgatacCGTGTCAATGCTCAAATGATGAAGCAAAGAACCTCTTAGCCTTATtttattgtacaaaacaaacccagattggacctgtgaaaagctgcattcacatgactcactggagtgaagcatcagcatcTCCATGTCTCCAACATCAGCACGTTGCGCTTCTGTTTTACCAGAGAACTCAGATGAAGTATCATTTAGGTGTGCAGTGCAAGCGCTCAGAGCAAAAGACATTTTCtgtaagcgcttttcatgtggagttcaaaacggTGTGAATCATGGAAATGAGGCTggacgattgctgtagcaaagtggatatcCACTATTAATAtagtggaggatgagagttatTTAATTAGTTccttcaattagtcaacctcccaattacactttgggaaacgtttaatattatttgaattggtgctatttcagtgcatttttatctttatactgtgggataaataaaactttaatgttgcatattgatttattttctaagaaggaactaaatgcatttcaaCAGGAATAGAAGTAGATATAgtcaaatttcaacacttttCAAATctgcaaataattgcaattaactatgaaaaatcatgtaattaagtattttaatcaactgaaagcacttgttgttttattatctgtagacaaaatgttattacattaaaatattttgtggCCTGATCTTAAAGTAGCCAAATACATTTCCATCAATGGTCTGATAATTCAATATTTTATCAAAAGTGGAATTGCTTGGATATGATTTGCAACACTTATTTTAAGAATTACCCATATATCCATAAAGAATACTTACTAGTGTTAATAAGGAACTGGTTCGAGACACCTGGGTGGTCTACGTCGTGAATTGCACTGGCGAAAATGGCAGCAAGAATTTCAAGGTCTGTGAAAACCGCCTGAAAGAGAGCGACATATGGATGTATGGTCAGTACTGGAGAGCAGATATTATCTTAGACCACATAACTCATATATAAGTCCAGCAAGTAGCACAAAAAGTCCTACTGAGTCAAGTGTGCATTAATTCCTAGCACACTTGAAAGGGTTTgtagtattttatttttccacAAAATCCCACTTATAAGTCAaggtttcttgaaaaaaaaaaaagttgtaattcagtttttcatgaccattttccactctCGCTCTCTGACACTTAAGAGtaaaacaggctgtttttgctatTGTACCTTTAATATTTCTATTTGTAAATGACCCTTTTTCAATAACCATGCAGATATTGGAGAAAATCATTTTTgtagcttagtttcaataaatgttctGAATGGACTGGGGAGGAATATTGTATTTCAAACTCTTATTTTCTATGATGTGTCCCTTTTAAATGGGCTAGCACCAGCTCTCACCTCCAAAGCAGGTGTGGAGAGCAGAACGTGTGTGGACTGGGTGACGTCAGCAGCATGAATGTTATTGTGATATGCAACGTCTGCATGGTAATGATCTTCTAAGGTCATCAGGTATGTTATGAAGGTGTCCAAgggaattttaaatgttttaagtaaTTCTCTCTCCTGTGTGAAAGAAAACAGAGATATAAACATAAAAGTTAAACACTGAGTGAGAAAAAATATAGTTTTACAACGTTTTACTTGGCATttaattggattgtgaaaagttggCTGTGATATTATTGGTTACTATTATCTGTCCTCGCCTACATGGCTTTgattacatcagcagaaaagaaaagttgtttcagaagctgagaaatgtattacattttgataGTATTACATTTTTGGTCTTATAATAATGTgcacacaataagaccaggaacatatgGTCAAGTAAATAGAGTCATGTTGTCTGTAAGGATGACTGCATCGCATTGGTCAATGTCTGTGATTGGCCTCACCTGAAATATAGTGTACATCATCACCGTTAAAGGCCTGTTGCCTGAAAACTCTGTGACTTTAAAAACATTAAGGCCCCATTTGTTTACGTCCTCCAGTTCCTGAAACAGACCAGCATAGCATTATTAGAAATTCAGTCCTTTTATCTGTGACATAACTACACCAATATGCAAAACACAATCAAACTAAATGTTGGTTTGGGTTGCGTAAGAGTTATACAATGTTGTAGAATGATCCAGGACTCCTTTAACAAATAGCCACATGAGTTTGAGGTAAAACTAagattgtattttaaattaatccACAATCGATCCTAATCCCCCACTGAAAAGCCTAGCTGCCAATGTCTTGTTCAGGCTGCTTAATTACCTTAAAagaaaagttcactcaaaaatggaaatACTGTCATTGTTAATTCacgcatgtcattccaaacccttatgttGTTCGTTTTACAATATAGTAGGGTCAGTCTCAACAGAATGACCATGCTGGTTGACCGTCTTCATGTTTAGACCCATGCTGTTCACTAATTTTACTTGTGAACAGCATGGTACCAAGCAGCATACTGTAAactagcatggaaattcatgctagtCCAAGccggtcttttcagcagggtacatCATCCTATCCAATGCCAATTCCACGTCAACGGTCTTCAAGGTCTACAAAAGTCTTTGATCAGCTGCAATCAGGATTCAATTGAGATGATTGAGATTCAGAAGGGCTTGAAGGAGCTCTCCAAGCACGTCCCTTCGGCTCACCTTGGCTAAAGAGTCCTCCGTATCCGTTTTGACTCCAAAGCGAGGAATGTTGGAGTTGGTGAGGCTGGTGCTGTGCATTAGTTTTTTCACGCCGCTGATCTGACACATGGGCTTCTTCTTCTTGTCCTTCTCCTTCTGTGTCTGCGGGGAGGGCATCTCCACGTCATGCTGTTTGTCTGGAGGAGAATGAACAGGGAGGGGAGAGGAGAAACATACGTGACGCCCCAAACCTGATGACAACACTTGAGTCAACTGCATTTATCTGGGAGAGTTTTTGTGATTTGTTTACCTAAAAATGTGTTGGAGATGAACTCTGAGACCTGGTTACCAGATCTGCTCATCTCAGATAGGTGCGTTAACTCCCTGTTCAACATCCGCTTGAActgtatagatagacagatagacagacagatgaggaaagaaatgacattttttttttatttaattagccAATCAAGACAATAAATGAAATCAGTcaactgaattaaaaaataaaataatgaaccgAATTTTTAAATCAACTGTGTCCAAATCAACTAAATAAATGCTTTCAAATTAAAAAGATAGCTGAGATATTGAAGGTCAAATCCTCAAATAAAGTCATGTGAATGCTTTAGCAAAACAGactgaaaaaataaacttaacaTCTGATTCAATGTGCCATGAATTCAACCAATTTTTGTATAATTACAGTTTGAATAATACATAATGCATATTTTCACTAGTTCACGATAACTGACAAATATTTGCTTAATTTTCTAGAAAATGTTGAGATATAGACTTAAAACTaatgctgggtaaaaatattagATTTTTACGATTAATTGCAGTCTTCATTTCAACGATCCCAATATCAatacttaaaatcttaaaatcgaTTGTTGACTTTTACTtcaaagtttacttcagttttagtTTTGTTCATTATTATATCTATATCGAACTGCATAGATTAGCCCTAGttgttaatttttacatttatatttttgtaatgtaccaagttagaagctgagagatttttttcaaaatgaagtcaaatggacattataaatgaaatagaatacatttaaaacgtatcagaaccaaatcaaatcaaaggcTTATGAACTGGAATCGAACCAAATTTGGGAAATCAGCCCTAGTTAAAACTGGATGAATTCTATAGTCCCAAATGACAGATCTAAATATACTTCTGTGTATCTTTTTATGTCAGATAAAACAAATGAGTTAAATATCAATAATACAACAAAACACTGTTAGAGATAAACAACTCTCTCTATATCAGTTTAAAAATGATTAACCTTTGGTATTTAAGAcaaatagcacacacacacacacacacacacaaaaaagcatttttaaacatcGTACAGCTGCTGTCCTATATGGATCATCGTATAAAATATTCATCTGTGCTACTTTCCATACTATTTACATTTGTGGTGTACAACATATTTGAATATATCATTACATGACGACACAGAACCCTCAATTAAAGGAAGGTGAATACAACAAGACAAAGAGAGGCCAAATTAGattgttttgttcaagttgttACTTCACAACCTAAATGTTTGTCCAAGCTACTAAACAAGATCCCCCATACAACGTCACATGGCTGAGGATCCATGCAGCCAACTTCAAAAATACCAGAACACTGTACCTTTATATATCCCCATGAGACAGAGCGCAAATAATTTGCTTCAGGCATTTTCGACAAAGACCCaggccaaaacaaacaaaagcaagaAACAAATCACTCCTAAATCCCTTAGATGTTGCGATTCAATGCTTAGTCCTTAGTCCAAACACAGCATCTCCAAAGCTGACACCAGATCAGATGGAGGTGCGATAGAGAGTGGCAGACATGGCTTGGCTTTGCTCCTCTGTGCCGCGAGaaagatgctgttcttctcaacACCATCCAAAAATGGGACTGCTCGTATAATCAATGAGGCTCATGCCCTTGCCAGACAGCCAATCAGAGCTCATTACTGGGAGTGGGAGATGGGAGCTGAGCGCTCCGTGATCCACTGATGGAGGATAGAGCAGACCTTGGAGAATGAAGCTGTTTTCACAGCTCACCTTGTACCTGGTATAATCGTAAGAGCCGTGGTGTTCTCTTTTGACTCATCAGGGAAAGAGAACGTTCTCCTGGTGAGGTGAATGCACTCGCACTCTCTCACAAAaatagtgatagaccaatatatcaagcctatatattatattatagccAAGATATACTGACCAGGCCAATTAATCGGCAAATAATTGCGTGTTTTGTGATTATTGGTATTTGCTGATTAAAAATGCTTACCCGATATGGAAGCATGTTTTGTGTCAGGTCCAAAatatacattgaaaaaaaaaaaaaaacatatttttgcaaaTTAAGTAAATTATTTTGCAAATTAAGTACATTTAGCTGAAAAGGACATTCtgcattgaataagttaaagcatgaacttgaaaaattaagtaaattctacattcaaacatgtaaaaatgaatgctctagtttATAAGTAAATACTatgtatgattgtttgttatctttacaatgtgtcatcaagtatcaatcctaaagtagaaaaccttgtcatatttattagctaatttgagtacatttcactggtaaataaaccctaaccctaaaataagtaaatttactCAACTTTtcgcatgcactgggcttgaataatgaaTGAGCTTGCATGATtttactgtttgcaagtttatttacactgttcttattgttaattttgttatgtttgataacttcttgttttgtacagtttgaagttaattttctactcaaaattacccattcatgatcAATAAAAAATCTGCT of the Myxocyprinus asiaticus isolate MX2 ecotype Aquarium Trade chromosome 42, UBuf_Myxa_2, whole genome shotgun sequence genome contains:
- the LOC127432571 gene encoding cAMP-specific 3',5'-cyclic phosphodiesterase 4D isoform X1 — translated: MKKIDWTAADTLGTVCDGSPGSPEADAEEGAAAGMEPLHVRRRSSRNLQLPPLVFRQAEQHDWNSKENEPIVRPTSLALRIPPTIAITSADAGNFDVDNGTSSGRSPLDPMTSPGSGLILQANFVHSQRRESFLYRSDSDYDLSPKSMSRNSSIASDMNNHLQRPGLVSRRSEPVISGNHGDDFIVTPFAQVLASLRTVRNNFAALTNLQQDRTSNKRSPMCNQPPLMKASFTEEAYQKLATETLEELDWCLDQLETVQTRHSVSEMASNKFKRMLNRELTHLSEMSRSGNQVSEFISNTFLDKQHDVEMPSPQTQKEKDKKKKPMCQISGVKKLMHSTSLTNSNIPRFGVKTDTEDSLAKELEDVNKWGLNVFKVTEFSGNRPLTVMMYTIFQERELLKTFKIPLDTFITYLMTLEDHYHADVAYHNNIHAADVTQSTHVLLSTPALEAVFTDLEILAAIFASAIHDVDHPGVSNQFLINTNSELALMYNDASVLENHHLAVGFKLLQEENCDIFQNLNKKQRQSLRKMVIDIVLATDMSKHMNLLADLKTMVETKKVTSSGVLLLDNYSDRIQVLQNMVHCADLSNPTKPLQLYRQWTDRIMEEFFSQGDRERERGMEISPMCDKHNASVEKTQVGFIDYIVHPLWETWADLVHPDAQDILDTLEDNREWYQSTIPQSPSPTPDQPEEGSRSGGAEKFQFELTLEEDGESDTEKDSGSQAEEEEDEDNSCSDSKTLITQNSESTEIPEGEEGISEEVSMEPSMDEEEEDEQSADT
- the LOC127432571 gene encoding cAMP-specific 3',5'-cyclic phosphodiesterase 4D isoform X2, giving the protein MKKIDWTAADTLGTVCDGSPGSPEADAEEGAAAGMEPLHVRRRSSRNLQLPPLVFRQAEQHDWNSKENEPIVRPTSLALRIPPTIAITSADAGNFDVDNGTSSGRSPLDPMTSPGSGLILQANFVHSQRRESFLYRSDSDYDLSPKSMSRNSSIASDIHGDDFIVTPFAQVLASLRTVRNNFAALTNLQQDRTSNKRSPMCNQPPLMKASFTEEAYQKLATETLEELDWCLDQLETVQTRHSVSEMASNKFKRMLNRELTHLSEMSRSGNQVSEFISNTFLDKQHDVEMPSPQTQKEKDKKKKPMCQISGVKKLMHSTSLTNSNIPRFGVKTDTEDSLAKELEDVNKWGLNVFKVTEFSGNRPLTVMMYTIFQERELLKTFKIPLDTFITYLMTLEDHYHADVAYHNNIHAADVTQSTHVLLSTPALEAVFTDLEILAAIFASAIHDVDHPGVSNQFLINTNSELALMYNDASVLENHHLAVGFKLLQEENCDIFQNLNKKQRQSLRKMVIDIVLATDMSKHMNLLADLKTMVETKKVTSSGVLLLDNYSDRIQVLQNMVHCADLSNPTKPLQLYRQWTDRIMEEFFSQGDRERERGMEISPMCDKHNASVEKTQVGFIDYIVHPLWETWADLVHPDAQDILDTLEDNREWYQSTIPQSPSPTPDQPEEGSRSGGAEKFQFELTLEEDGESDTEKDSGSQAEEEEDEDNSCSDSKTLITQNSESTEIPEGEEGISEEVSMEPSMDEEEEDEQSADT